ACCTGCCGAGATACTTTCCAAGCCAGGAAAGCTGAACGAACTCGAATGGTCGCTCATAAAGAATCATCCTCTGCTGGGCAGAGAGATTCTGAGCGAGGTTCACCTCGGAGGTCCCATCTCAGAGATAGTCCTTCAACACCACGAAAAGATTAATGGATCAGGTTATCCTAACGGTCTTAAAGGTGATGAAATACTCCTGGAAGCCCGTATAATAGCGGTGGCCGATGTTATCGAAGCTATGAGTTCACACAGGCCTTATCGTGCATCGCGCGGGCTCGAGGAAGCTATACGAGAGATAGAGATGAACTCTGGCAAACTGTACGATCCCGCGGTCGTGAAGACCTGCATCAAGATCCTCGAATCGGGATTCGATCTTTCGGGCAAATGAAAAATTGAAAGGAGTGTTCCAGATGTTGCTGACGATTATCGTGATATTCCTGGGGCTCGTGTTTCTGGGTCTGGCGATAAAGCTCGCCTTTTTCGCTCTCACAGTTATCTTCGGACTGGCCGCGTTGGGCTTCGTGGTCTTCGGCGTTTTCTGGTTACTGACCAGAGTACTGTCGATCTTCTGAGGATCAAAAGTCCAACGTACAAAACGACAACGGGGCAATGCTATCGCTGTTGCATGCCACGAGTCCGATGATTCTCTCTGTGATGTTCCGGTTCAGATTTTAAATTTAGGTTGAAACCCCCTCTCGAAAGGCGCGAAGGCCTTTTTGCTTTGCAGTTAACCCAATACTATCTCTTTGAAATTCGGGAGTCTACCGGCCTCTTCATCGCTTCTGACAAGCGTTTCGTAGCCAGTGACTCCTATTATCTCGCCTGCCGGTATGGCCTGCCCTTTGGGAATTATCGGTGAGTCTCCTTGTCTCTATACTGTCTGAATACAGCACCTTTCCCTCCAGGACTACCGCGAAGGAACCGGCGATTTCTTCAAGATCGTAGATTTCGTGCAAGGATATTATCATAGTTTTGTTCCGCTGGAGAACGTAGTCTCTCAACTCACCCATCACCTCTTGTCTGATCAGCGGGTCGAGATTCTGAGTGGGCTCGTCGAGAATGAGCAGGTCGGCTCCGCTGGCGACCGTAAGGGCTATATGAAGAGCGTTTCATTCCAATCGAATGCGTTTCCACCCTCTCGTTGAGATCGACCTGTAATGCACTGCGAGACTGGTGAAGACCTTTTCCTGCCAGCCGGGGTAAAGTATTCTCCACATTCTTGTGTTCGTCCAAGAGCATGTACCCGTCCTTCGTAAGAGCGGAGCCAACAACTGCTCCTATAAGGATCTAAGGCGACTGGTATTGCGAAAGGATTTAGGTTTTGGAGAACCCGTTGCCCTCTAGAAGGTGTATCCCTCTTCGATGAGCTCTATGAGTGCCGAGACCACCGCCGGGTCGTACAGCTTTCCTGAATTTTTCTTTATTTCCTTGAGAGCTTCTTCCAATCCCTGAGCGGGTCGATAAGGCCTGTGGGATGTCATAGCCTCTACCACATCGGCAACCGCTATAATTCTGGCCTCCAAAATGATCTCATCACCGGATAGACCACGTGGATAACCGCTGCCGTCGAGCCTCTCGTGATGCTGGTATATGATCTCGGCGACTGGCCAGGGAAACTCGATGCCTTCGAATAGAGCATGCCCGGCGCCGGGGTGCATCTTTATCATTTCATATTCGAGGGCACTAAGTCTTCTGGGAGAGCTCAATATTTCAGCCGGCACCTGGATCTTCCCCACATCGTGAACCGACGCCGCCAGACGTAATCCGTTGATCGTTTCGCTGTTTAGGTTCATTCTTTCGGCTATGGCCACGGCCAGTGCTGTCACGCGTCGCTGGTGGCCAGACGTGTAAGGATCGCGAAGGTCCACAGCCGAGGCCAGCGCTCTGACCGAACCTTCCATGGTCCGGGTGAGTTTATCCAAACTAGTTTGCAGGTCTTCCGTCCTCTGCTGGACCTCTCTTTGGAGACGATAACTGCGGTTGTTGAGCGAACCGACCACCACTGTCAGAAACAGCGAGATAATCGCTCCGATAGCCAGTGTCATCCAACCTTGCTGAAGAGGATATAACCTTTCGTAATCGAAGCTTGGATGTACAACGATCATAAAGACCTTCCCGAACTCAAAGATCGGCATAACCACGTTCATTTCATCCGAGTGATAGTGACGCAACTCGCTCACCGAGTTGTATATTTCATCGTGTTCACTGGCCGTCGATGCGAGAAAAACCGGTCTGCCTTCATCATCGAGCAAGTAGATACCCACCACGGTCATTCCATCGTTCATAGAGATCGACTCTATCAATTTCATGAAAACTTCGGGCCGGAAAAAAGCCAGCGTGAACCCATGGAAAGCGTCAGAAATTCCTTTGTAGGAGGGATTCAGAATCAAGACTCCCTTTACCTCGCTCGTACTCTCAAATGGAGTCGTAGGATCGGAAGCCGTCATGTAACCGGTTTCAACCGCCTCTTCGATAACCGCCTTCGTTATAGCGTTCGAACCTAAATCGAATCCCAACAATTCTCGTTTATCTTCTAGCGGTTCCAGATAAAGAATCGGATAGTAAAGATCCCTCTCACCGGCTCTGACATGCTTTCCTTGGCCGTCCGTTTCCCAGATCTCGAAACTGCCAGAGAGCTCCGTGGAGACTTTCGACTCGAATTCATATCTTTCAGCGGAAGTGATAGCCGGTACCCAGCCCCAGATGGTCATATCACCCCTAGAAATGATGGGATGCACGAAGGTTTCAAACTCATAGCGCTCAACACTTTCGCTGGACTCGAAAAGCAACGAGAGGCTCTCGAGCTCGTAGGCGCGCATATCGCGAAACGCCTGCAAGACAAAAGTCGCCTTGCTTATCGCCAGGCTTTCGAAGGTTTCATTTCTCGAGCTTTTCTGGCTTTCGTTCACTGAAAAAGCGGCCATAAAGGTTATTGTCAGAGAGATGAAAAAAACCGTTATAGCGTCAAGGTATCTGGCGAAACGACCCTTACGCCTCTCCTGGGGAAGAGCCTTCTTCCACCACATAAGTAAAAGACCGATTACTGAAAGAAGCAGGAGCAGTACAGAGAGAATTACCATAGGGAGAGTCTTTTCCATTATAATGCCGTTCCAATTCTTTATATCCATATCTATACCAAGCGCTGCGATGACCTTGTCGGAGAGTCTGTCAAAAACTGGAATCATCGCGTTTGCCCACGTCCCCCAACTGTCTTTAATTGGTGAAACGATTGTCGATCTTTTCTGCCAAAAGACATTTCGATCGTTTTCCGTGGCCTCCCAATACGGGTCTCCCGGTAGAGATTCATCGGGTGATCCCGGAAGCTCCGAATCCACAAAAAAGAAAACTTCTCCATCCGTTCTTATTCCCATGAGGTAGATGAAACGGTACTGAGGAAAAATCTTTTTGACCTGAATCAGCTGTTGCTTCAACCTCAGATAGGCGGGATTGGCAAGATCGTCGATAGTGCCGTGTAGAGATTCAAGGTGAGCTTTGTTCAACGCAGCTTCTAGAAGCTTGGCCTCGTTCAGCAATTTGTCGCTAAGGCTTTTCCTGGCGCTTTCAGCAGTTATAAAACACAGAGAAATTCCGACAGATGAAACGACCAGAACGATCATGATCATTGTCAAGATTCTTCCGGTTTTCTTTCGAAAAGTCACACTTTCACTCCTGCTAAGACTATTGGAACTGCTCATGGCCAACCGTCCCTTTTTATAGCCCCACAATGTATGATTTTATCATGCCGCCATCGGTCAATTGTATCCTGAATCGATCTGTTCCTCCAGAGCGGTTCAAATGAGACATTTAGAACGATCGAAAAGTTGAGAAAACTGGCAACGCGATGAGGTGAAAATGAATGGAAGTAGAAGACCGATCTGTATCTTCATATGTATGGAGTGTTTTGAAACGATCATCTTCATATCGGGAATTTGGGTATAATTTTCTGGAAGGGAGATGATAACGATGAGTATATCTACCATGACGGGCGACGGGGGTCAGACGAGTCTCTGGAGTGGTGAACGCGTGGATAAGGACAGTCTGAGAGTGGAGGCTTACGGTACTGTCGATGAGCTGAATTCATTTCTTGGAGAGGCAAAACACTACACCAGTGAAGAGGTGAGCCAGCTCATACTTTCTGTGCAGAGGTTCCTTTTCAGAGTCGGAGGTCAGCTGGCATCCAAGGACGTTCAATACATCGAGCCTGTGAGCGAAGAGGATGTTGAAAAGCTTACGGAAGGCGTCCATCGCTTCGAGGAGATCGTTGGCCTCAAAGGATTCGTGATTCCAGGGAGCACGGTCGCCTCTGCGAAGCTGGACATATGCAGAACGATAGCCAGGAGAGCCGAGAGAAGGATAATAGCGCTCTCCAGACTTGAAAAGGTCCCAGATCCAGTCAGAAAGTACATCAACAGACTATCGGATTTCCTTTATATCCTGGCCAGGTACGAGGAATTTAAAGAGAAGAAACTCCTTTATAAGAACGATATAGATTAAAAGAGCAAAAACCGCTTCAAGCATTTCGCAGTTAAAAATGGCCGATCAGTTTCTTGAAATTGATTATAGCCCTTCGAAAGGTTATTCGGCGCGGTTACCTGTAGCTGATTTTGGGTATGCCGTCCTTCATACATGAACCGAAACTGTAAGCTACCGAATCGGTATTCATTCCGGGTAGAAAGAAAACGGTTATCATCTCGTCCACATCTTGACCGTTTTCTTCCCATAGTTGAAGTGTGATATTCTTCAGTTCCTCTTCGGTGACAGAAGGTTTCTTGAGCATTACTCTGGCTGTGCGCCGTTTCCAGGCCTTTCCGAAATCGCGCATCACAACTACAGAATAGTTTCCATCTCGTTCGACTGCCATGATACTCCCTCCATCGTATCAATGCATATATAATACATCATGTTACAAAAAAATTCCAAGAGCCATTAATACTTAATTAATTAAGTAGAGATCAATCTTAGTAAGATATGGAAATTATAATCGTTCCGTTTGTCGCCGACTGAAGAGATAATTATTTCTTCCTTTTCAGTCATTTATTACGAAGATAGCTAAACGAACTATATCAGAATCGGTCAATTCTATACTGACTATGCGTGGCTGCAAATAGGAACTATAAAGTTAATATGTTAAAGAAACTATGTATTACACATGGGGAAGCGAAGCAACAAGAAATCTCAGGCGAGCAGTTGGGAGCGGGAAGAGTCGTCCCTGGTTGTTTCTTTCCAGTTCATGGACCCGTCCTTGGGGACCTGAGGCTAGAGGTAAGAGGCGGGAGGTGTGAAGATCTTGATCTTCTTACCTCTGACCTCATACCTCTTACCTCTGTTTAGAGACGGACGAGAAGAGCGAGATCCCGTATAAAACCATTATGGGATGACAGTCTTACTCCCTTCCCGTCATGCCGGACCACGATCAGGCATTGCGATCTTTTCCACAAACTTACTACAAAATTACTCGACAGTAGTCTGACCATATGAAGCAGCTGTCATTATGAAAGACACTTTCTCTTTCGGTATTAAGGTCAATTTCCCTGACAACATTATTCAAGCACGTGATCTATAAACCTTCATCTTCGTTGAAAAAACATTTAACATATACTGTACTATTTCGTGATAATAATACCGTGTGATATACAGTATAATCATATCAACACAATACCGAGGTGATGATATGGATATAGGAAAGCTTGCCACGGAAATGAACAGGGGATTCATCCAGTTGCTGATGATGGTCATGCTCGATGAGCCGATGTACGGGTACGAAATCGTGAGAACACTTCAGGAACGCAACTTCATCATAGACGAGAACACTCTTTACCCTCTATTAAGACGCCTGGAGGAGAAAGAGATACTGGCGAGCGAGTGGAGAGTCGAGGAAAATAAACCGAGGAAGTACTATTCAATCTCTGATGCTGGTAGAAAAGTTAGAGAGGACTTACTGAAGATCTGGCAAGAGCAGGATAGACTGATAAAAAGCTTCGTTGGGGAGGAATGAAAATGGAAAGACTGAAAAAGTACCTGGACAACATTAGGACTTTTCTACCGGGGAGGCAGCCGGAAAAAGTCGATGAGATCTTGAGAGAGATAGAGAGCCATATACTGGAAAAAGCCGAGCGCGAACGCGGAGAGATAAACGATACCAGCCTCGCAATCGCGATAAAGGAGTACGGTTCACCCGAGCAGGTCGCTGCCAGGTATTACGAGGATGGCCCTATAATAGCCCCTCATCTTAAGAATTATCTATTCATGTACACTGGAATAATCTTCGCGATCCACATTGGACTACATCTTTTGAGCCTGATCTTCGGAGAGAACGGTGCAATCTTCAGATTCAGCAACACTGATTTGCTGGGTGTCCTGTCACAGCTTCCGGTAACTTTTATCTTCGATTTCGGTTTGGTCAGTCTTGTCCTTTACTTTGTCACCAAGGCGGGTGCCACGTCGAGACTCCCGTACTTCACATGGTTTCTGAAGAACGAGAAGGTCCCCTCGCTGGCCCAGAGAATAGCCACTCTTGTGGCATCGATAGTAGGAGTCGCGATCACATATCTGGGCTTCACTTACGGACCGGTTTATTTCGTTGACGGTCAGATGAATACGCTGGCTATCGCAGCGCTCGACACTATGAAATACGGACTTTTCCTCGGCTTTGGAATATTGACGATCTCGTCGATCTTCAACTTTATAAACGTGTTCAACTACTCAAGGATTGTGAAAATAGCCTCCGACATCGCCGGGCTGATTTTTCTTCTGATCGTAGTCTCACCCGATTACTCCGGAAGAATAGCCGATTTCCTCGGCATATCTCCGGAGAGCACTGGCCACCCTCTCCTGATCGGAATACTCGTCTTCATAACTTTGGTGACCATAGTAGAGCTTGTTATCGAGACAATAAGATTCTGGGCAAGTAGGATAGTTGCATCCACCAACACGTAAGAACCCTATTGCCGATAACCTATAGTTTGAGGGTTTCTAACTCTTGCTTCTAATTCTCTCTCTCGAGAGGAAATTAGGAGCAAGAGATGCTGTTAAGTAACAATCGATTTTCGGGAATCACCGTCTCAATCTCTCTTCAACGCTTCCATCGGGAAGAACGAATTCGTAAGAGTAATCGCTGAGGTCTTCGAGCTGAAATCTTTCGCAATCTTTCCATCTATCGTGACAATACATATTGATCCATTCGCTGTCTATCTTTCCCTGTTCGTAAGCCTTCACTATGGGACACTCATGATAATTACTGCAACTGTCGCTTTCCACTAAGGGGACACCTCCACTGAATATTCATTATTAATGTTATCACATGGGGCGGGAAAAACAAGTATCTTAACCTTCTGGCCTGTTTATTTCCTTATGCAATGGCTTTATCTCGTTATAGAATATATCGAATGGGAGACAATAACTTGGGGGTGATTGGATGTCCAGAAGGATTTTTCTGGCGATAATTTTTGTACTCTTACTGATAGCGCTTTCAGGCTGTATCAATATTTTGAAGAGATATCAGGTGACTATCACCAGCACGCCTTTGCTTGAGAGTGTAACCGTGGGAAAGAGGGAGAGAGAGCTTCCCTACCGGACTACTGCCAAGAGAGGTGACAGGATACTTATTAAGGCTCCCCTCGTCCCCGGATACGACTTTGCAGGATGGCTAGTGAACAACGTTCTCAATGAAGAAGCCAACGTTGAGATAGTAATCGAAGAGAACACGGCTATTAAAGCTATCTATATTCCTAAGCTGGTAAATGAAATCACTCTGGGCGGAAATGGTGACGAAACCGGTTTCGGTCTGATAGTGGAGAGTACTTCGAGCCTGGTGTCCGGCGTTACATCCGACTCGACTGATAGTAATCTTATAGTCGGCAACAACGGCGGATTCGACTTCTGGGTTCCTCCACTGGAATATATTTCAAACAGTTTTCTGGTCTCGCCTCGAAAGGCTCACGGCGGTTCGGGCGATGATTTTATCTCAGATACGACTCGAATAACCGGTGGTACCGTTTCGGTCGGCTGGACAGATTCGGAAGATATACCTTTCACAGGTAGTGGCTATCCCTACCATGGAGGAACAGATGCTTATGCGATCATGCTGTTGAATGATGGCACGATTGGCTGGCAGACATACATAGGCGGTAGCGGCGACGATTATGCACATTCGGTGAACGTAACCGTCGGTGAACGTTTGATCCTTACCGGATCGACTGGTTCGAACGATTCCAATTTCGAAGGAACCGGTCAACACGGCGATATAGATGGTTGGGCGTCGATAATGAGTTCTTACGGGACTCTCGTATCGAATTTGAGAAAGTCCTTCGGCGGCAGTGGTACAGATGAACTTTTCTATGGCGTCCAGACACGCGACGGCGGTTATCTTCTCTGCGGCTATTCCAAATCCAGCGACGGCGATCTGAAAAATATCGACCGTTCTCAAGGCGAGGATCTCTGGATTCTCAAGGTCGATAGTGAACTCAACATCCTCTGGCAGGACCTCCTCGGTGGTACGGCAGACGAGAGAGCACATGTGGTTAAAGAGGTCAGTGACGGTTTGATCGTAGCCGGTTACACGGCCTCCACCGGAAGAGATGTGAATGACCATAAGGGTGGAAAAGACATCTGGGTCTTGAAATTCAAGGACAACGGAGAGTTGCTATGGAGCAAAACGTACGGCGGTACGAACGATGAAGAGGCCTTCGATATCATAGAAACTGCCGACGGAGGCTACGCTGTTTGCGGTTATACTAAATCTACCAACCGCGACGTGAGAGCCAACAAAGGTATGAGCGACGTCTGGGTGATAAAGCTAGGAATGGATGGCTACCTAGAATGGGAAGCCACTTTCGGGGGCACTCAGAACGACAGCGGCAGGAGAATCGGGGAGACGGAAAAGAGAGAGCTGATAGTGATCGGCACTACTTCCTCAAACGACAGAGACGTTCTCAGCGGCCTCCATGGCGGAACAGATGCCTGGCTTCTGCGGTTGGGCAAATGAGTGATCGAAGGGGGACAGAGTTGAGAGTAGAAACCGTGGTTGAAAGCGAAGTTGTAGAGCTTTTCGCAGGAACCGGTACCTGTCCAGTCTGTTCGGCCCGTTCAAAAGCCGTGGACGGTTGGATTTACGGTGCCTTCTATAATCTTCTTCACAATGAAGATGCCAGGTTCAGATTGAAATCGGGAGGACTGTGTCGAGAACACTCCAGACGGATCGTGGAAATAGCAAGAGAGAAATCCGATATCGGCAGTCTCCCGGTCTCGGTTGTCTTCAAAGAGTTGCTCATCGGACAGCTCGATTTGATCGGCCAGGGTGAGAGAAAGCTCTTCAAAAAAGCGCCATCATCCAGAAGCACCGGTAGCTGCCATCTCTGCGAAGTATCCAGAGAGAGCGGAAAGAGGTATGTGATAGCCATAGCGAAGTTCTTCGATTCGGAGAAGATCAGAAAGCTATATGAAGAGTCCTCTTCCATTCTGTGTATTGACCACGCAAGAGAAATTGTCGTTTCCATGAGAACGGCCACTGCCGAATGGTTTGTGGCTCTTCAGAAAAGCAAGGTCGAATCGGTGGTCAAAATGCTCGAAAGGTACATCGGTAAACATGACTACAGGAACACTTCGCCCATAGGCGATGATAGAAACGCCTGGCTCACCGCATCCAGGATAATCGGAGAGGCGCGGGTCACTGGACATAACGAATAACGTATTCGCCCGTATTTACCAGTTCGAAGATCAGGAGATCCAGATATACCTTCTCAGAGATGGCCACACCCAGATATGGCTGGTCTTTGAGCATGGACACGAGGTTCTCTTCTAGAAACCTCAGCTCCTCCGGAAGTTTTTTCTCGTTGTCGGAATCATAAAATCTCAACCCGATATCTCTGTAATAAAGCAACCGTTCCCCATCGATTACGATCGGTGAGAAATACGAGTCGCGATGAACGAGTCTCTTTTCCGGTATATAGTACAGGGAGAGGAGTCTTGGTTCGGGAGCCGTTCCTGTGTCTATAATCAAGACATCTTTCCACAGACCCATGAAGAAGTTAGGGCCGTCCTCCACGACTAAGATCGGTCTGGAAAAGAATCCGATTTTGAGCCCTGTGGTGGGGCCGGTCTGGACGACCTTCACCTCAAAACCCGCCATGTCAGTTTGCATGAGTTCGTACACCACATAGTCGGAAAAGACGTGAGCACGCAGGAAACGCCAATCCGAGAATGACTCTGGCACATGCGAGCCGACAACAAGTGCCATTGAAAAGGAAACGAAAAATACCGTTATCGCCACAGTGGATATGACTTTTTTCAAGAGAGACACCCCCTTTTTTTGATTCAGAAAATAGACGCTCAAAACTGGTAATTAGTTCTCTGAAAGAAATTGAGAAGGCCCCTTGCGGGGCCGTAGAAGAAAGGTCTTAATATGAAGTGTCCGGGGTGTTCAAGAAGATTATTGCATTCCGTTCAGGGTGATATCTCCGTTGGATGTTCTGAGAGATAGGTCCAGATCCCCCCAGCTATTTATTTCGGCTCTCAGATCGTTCTTGTCGATCTTTTTGAAAGAAACCGATCTGAAACCCTGAACATCAACGTTTCCGTTGGATGTAGTGGCTGTCAAAAAGGCTCCAGCGGTCCAGGGGAACTTGAAATCTATCTTTCCGTTGCTTGTGTAGATCTCCAGTCTTCCGGTCGGAGCGGTGAGCAACTTAACGGCTACCGATCCGTTGCTCGTTTTGAAATGAT
This portion of the Mesotoga infera genome encodes:
- a CDS encoding HD domain-containing phosphohydrolase yields the protein MTFRKKTGRILTMIMIVLVVSSVGISLCFITAESARKSLSDKLLNEAKLLEAALNKAHLESLHGTIDDLANPAYLRLKQQLIQVKKIFPQYRFIYLMGIRTDGEVFFFVDSELPGSPDESLPGDPYWEATENDRNVFWQKRSTIVSPIKDSWGTWANAMIPVFDRLSDKVIAALGIDMDIKNWNGIIMEKTLPMVILSVLLLLLSVIGLLLMWWKKALPQERRKGRFARYLDAITVFFISLTITFMAAFSVNESQKSSRNETFESLAISKATFVLQAFRDMRAYELESLSLLFESSESVERYEFETFVHPIISRGDMTIWGWVPAITSAERYEFESKVSTELSGSFEIWETDGQGKHVRAGERDLYYPILYLEPLEDKRELLGFDLGSNAITKAVIEEAVETGYMTASDPTTPFESTSEVKGVLILNPSYKGISDAFHGFTLAFFRPEVFMKLIESISMNDGMTVVGIYLLDDEGRPVFLASTASEHDEIYNSVSELRHYHSDEMNVVMPIFEFGKVFMIVVHPSFDYERLYPLQQGWMTLAIGAIISLFLTVVVGSLNNRSYRLQREVQQRTEDLQTSLDKLTRTMEGSVRALASAVDLRDPYTSGHQRRVTALAVAIAERMNLNSETINGLRLAASVHDVGKIQVPAEILSSPRRLSALEYEMIKMHPGAGHALFEGIEFPWPVAEIIYQHHERLDGSGYPRGLSGDEIILEARIIAVADVVEAMTSHRPYRPAQGLEEALKEIKKNSGKLYDPAVVSALIELIEEGYTF
- a CDS encoding cob(I)yrinic acid a,c-diamide adenosyltransferase; the encoded protein is MSISTMTGDGGQTSLWSGERVDKDSLRVEAYGTVDELNSFLGEAKHYTSEEVSQLILSVQRFLFRVGGQLASKDVQYIEPVSEEDVEKLTEGVHRFEEIVGLKGFVIPGSTVASAKLDICRTIARRAERRIIALSRLEKVPDPVRKYINRLSDFLYILARYEEFKEKKLLYKNDID
- a CDS encoding PadR family transcriptional regulator; amino-acid sequence: MDIGKLATEMNRGFIQLLMMVMLDEPMYGYEIVRTLQERNFIIDENTLYPLLRRLEEKEILASEWRVEENKPRKYYSISDAGRKVREDLLKIWQEQDRLIKSFVGEE
- a CDS encoding HAAS signaling domain-containing protein, giving the protein MERLKKYLDNIRTFLPGRQPEKVDEILREIESHILEKAERERGEINDTSLAIAIKEYGSPEQVAARYYEDGPIIAPHLKNYLFMYTGIIFAIHIGLHLLSLIFGENGAIFRFSNTDLLGVLSQLPVTFIFDFGLVSLVLYFVTKAGATSRLPYFTWFLKNEKVPSLAQRIATLVASIVGVAITYLGFTYGPVYFVDGQMNTLAIAALDTMKYGLFLGFGILTISSIFNFINVFNYSRIVKIASDIAGLIFLLIVVSPDYSGRIADFLGISPESTGHPLLIGILVFITLVTIVELVIETIRFWASRIVASTNT
- a CDS encoding DUF6062 family protein, which translates into the protein MRVETVVESEVVELFAGTGTCPVCSARSKAVDGWIYGAFYNLLHNEDARFRLKSGGLCREHSRRIVEIAREKSDIGSLPVSVVFKELLIGQLDLIGQGERKLFKKAPSSRSTGSCHLCEVSRESGKRYVIAIAKFFDSEKIRKLYEESSSILCIDHAREIVVSMRTATAEWFVALQKSKVESVVKMLERYIGKHDYRNTSPIGDDRNAWLTASRIIGEARVTGHNE